The following coding sequences are from one Diadema setosum chromosome 9, eeDiaSeto1, whole genome shotgun sequence window:
- the LOC140232949 gene encoding 3-ketodihydrosphingosine reductase-like isoform X1, which translates to MMEASLFLIISISLVVGFIFIIYIVSPLITPRRLKLKKAHVVITGGSSGIGKAVAVEVLRQGASVTLLARNQEKLKQAKQDLEKHIIDKGYQKILCISVDVAKDYGSMEQAIQKSVEVIGPCDMLINSAGKSSALAFEDLDVSEFKQDMEVNYLGSVYATRAVLPYMKKQQCGRIVFISSQAGQLGLYGYTSYSGSKFALRGFAEALQMEVKPYNIYVTLNFPPDTDTPMLQAEMETQPEETRLISETSGLYQAHDVAKIIVRDSLNAVFLSYVGMDGYMLSILTCGMSPVTSMMVGVQQVAFMGLFRVISHLYIGSFDRIIRKCKEQREARLGDAKDK; encoded by the exons ATGATGGAGGCTTCCCTCTTTCTCATCATTAGCATTTCCCTTGTTGTGGGGTTCATCTTCATAATCTACATCGTCTCCCCTCTCATTACACCTCGAAGGCTGAAACTGAAAAAGGCCCATGTTGTG attaCCGGTGGATCAAGTGGCATAGGGAAGGCTGTGGCAGTAGAGGTGTTAAGACAAGGAGCTAGTGTGACGCTGCTGGCCAGAAATCAG gagaaaTTGAAGCAAGCCAAACAAGATTTGGAGAAGCACATCATTGACAAAGGGTACCAG AAAATTCTGTGCATATCAGTGGATGTAGCAAAGGACTATGGATCTATGGAACAAGCCATACAAAAG TCAGTGGAGGTGATCGGACCGTGTGACATGTTGATCAACAGTGCTGGAAAATCAAGTGCTTTAGCATTCGAAGACCTGGATGTATCAgagttcaag CAAGATATGGAAGTTAACTATCTAGGTTCGGTGTACGCGACACGAGCAGTGCTTCCATACATGAAGAAGCAGCAGTGTGGACGCATCGTCTTCATCTCGTCCCAGGCGGGGCAGCTTGGTCTCTATGGCTACACATCCTACAGCGGCTCAAAGTTTGCCCTGAGAGGTTTTGCAGAAGCTTTGCAGATGGAG GTCAAGCCCTACAACATCTATGTGACCCTCAACTTCCCTCCAGACACTGACACACCCATGCTGCAGGCTGAAATGGAGACACAG CCTGAAGAAACCAGACTGATTTCAGAGACATCTGGACTCTATCAAGCACATGATGTGGCAAAAATCATTGTCCGAGATTCCCTG AATGCAGTGTTCCTCAGCTATGTAGGCATGGATGGATACATGCTTTCGATTCTGACGTGCGGAATGTCGCCTGTCACTTCCATGATGGTCGGGGTCCAGCAG GTTGCCTTCATGGGTCTCTTCAGGGTCATCTCGCACCTGTACATCGGCAGCTTCGACAGGATCATCAGAAAATGCAAAGAACAGCGGGAGGCCAGATTGGGAGACGCCAAGGACAAATGA
- the LOC140233142 gene encoding peptide deformylase, mitochondrial-like, with amino-acid sequence MLRQSIITVLCRSASLDLSTRHFCGSPVQHNISRVIVREPFYQTGFRLLRKYLWRVTMAVPPYNHVTQVGDPVLRGKSAPVDPEEIKTKPFQDLVQRMVDVMRKTGGVGLAGPQIGVAKQVFVMEFTEKHFKGFPEDIQKAREMAVVPLKVFVNPQLKVTSDKQIVLPEGCLSLTGFTAATPRAHEVEVTGLDEKAQPVTWRVSGYPARILQHEYDHLQGTLYIDHMDTRTFTDLQWPKWNEK; translated from the exons ATGTTACGGCAAAGCATCATCACCGTTCTTTGTAGGTCAGCATCCTTGGACCTTTCAACCAGACATTTCTGTGGAAGTCCAGTACAGCACAACATCAGCAGGGTTATCGTCAGAGAGCCGTTTTACCAAACAGGTTTTCGCCTTCTGCGCAAGTACCTCTGGAGAGTCACAATGGCTGTACCTCCGTACAATCATGTGACGCAGGTTGGCGATCCAGTCTTGCGAGGAAAGAGCGCCCCCGTCGACCCAGAGGAGATCAAAACAAAGCCTTTCCAAGACCTGGTGCAAAGAATGGTGGATGTGATGAGAAAGACAGGTGGGGTGGGCCTGGCTGGTCCACAGATTGGTGTCGCCAAGCAGGTCTTCGTCATGGAGTTCACCGAGAAACACTTTAAGGGCTTCCCAGAGGACATCCAGAAAGCCAGGGAGATGGCTGTGGTGCCCTTGAAAGTGTTTGTGAATCCTCAGCTGAAAGTTACATCTGACAAACAAATTGTTCTTCCTGAGGGGTGCCTGAGTTTGACGGGATTCACAGCAGCTACACCCCGTGCCCACGAAGTGGAAGTCACAG GTCTTGACGAGAAAGCCCAGCCAGTCACTTGGCGTGTGAGCGGTTACCCAGCAAGGATACTCCAACACGAGTATGATCACTTGCAAGGAACACTCTACATAGATCATATGGACACACGAACCTTCACTGATCTTCAGTGGccaaaatggaatgaaaaatga
- the LOC140232949 gene encoding 3-dehydrosphinganine reductase-like isoform X2 — MMEASLFLIISISLVVGFIFIIYIVSPLITPRRLKLKKAHVVITGGSSGIGKAVAVEVLRQGASVTLLARNQEKLKQAKQDLEKHIIDKGYQKILCISVDVAKDYGSMEQAIQKQDMEVNYLGSVYATRAVLPYMKKQQCGRIVFISSQAGQLGLYGYTSYSGSKFALRGFAEALQMEVKPYNIYVTLNFPPDTDTPMLQAEMETQPEETRLISETSGLYQAHDVAKIIVRDSLNAVFLSYVGMDGYMLSILTCGMSPVTSMMVGVQQVAFMGLFRVISHLYIGSFDRIIRKCKEQREARLGDAKDK; from the exons ATGATGGAGGCTTCCCTCTTTCTCATCATTAGCATTTCCCTTGTTGTGGGGTTCATCTTCATAATCTACATCGTCTCCCCTCTCATTACACCTCGAAGGCTGAAACTGAAAAAGGCCCATGTTGTG attaCCGGTGGATCAAGTGGCATAGGGAAGGCTGTGGCAGTAGAGGTGTTAAGACAAGGAGCTAGTGTGACGCTGCTGGCCAGAAATCAG gagaaaTTGAAGCAAGCCAAACAAGATTTGGAGAAGCACATCATTGACAAAGGGTACCAG AAAATTCTGTGCATATCAGTGGATGTAGCAAAGGACTATGGATCTATGGAACAAGCCATACAAAAG CAAGATATGGAAGTTAACTATCTAGGTTCGGTGTACGCGACACGAGCAGTGCTTCCATACATGAAGAAGCAGCAGTGTGGACGCATCGTCTTCATCTCGTCCCAGGCGGGGCAGCTTGGTCTCTATGGCTACACATCCTACAGCGGCTCAAAGTTTGCCCTGAGAGGTTTTGCAGAAGCTTTGCAGATGGAG GTCAAGCCCTACAACATCTATGTGACCCTCAACTTCCCTCCAGACACTGACACACCCATGCTGCAGGCTGAAATGGAGACACAG CCTGAAGAAACCAGACTGATTTCAGAGACATCTGGACTCTATCAAGCACATGATGTGGCAAAAATCATTGTCCGAGATTCCCTG AATGCAGTGTTCCTCAGCTATGTAGGCATGGATGGATACATGCTTTCGATTCTGACGTGCGGAATGTCGCCTGTCACTTCCATGATGGTCGGGGTCCAGCAG GTTGCCTTCATGGGTCTCTTCAGGGTCATCTCGCACCTGTACATCGGCAGCTTCGACAGGATCATCAGAAAATGCAAAGAACAGCGGGAGGCCAGATTGGGAGACGCCAAGGACAAATGA